The genomic region ATGAGTGCTTTCGTCTTGTTGCAGTCCCAGAACTCGGCGGCCTGCTCGATGGTGTCTGTACGGTGCGCGTGCTTACCGTCTTCGCGGATTCGCATACTGGCTGCTCGTGAACACGAGGTCAAAAGAGAGGTATTCTCGAGTAACTCGAAGCCCGATTACTGATAAAGACCGCCGCAGCCCATGCCCATCGCTCGCCAACACCTTTCACTCACCTCACGACACCCACCGGAATATGCACACGGTTAGATCCTCCTCGTGTGCATATCGCGTCGAGTGCGATCTTCGAGCTGTGACTCCGTGGTTCCTAGTCAAAGATCAGTTTTGTGGCGTTAGAATCGATTTCAAGGCTACCTTGTAGCATTCTGAAAACGGAATCAATATCAGAAAACTCCTTGAAACTACGTTTGCGGGTTGGTTCCCGCTGAAATCAGAAGGGTAATACTGGTTTCCAAACCAGGGGGTCAGATCCAGGCCCCCCTTGGCGCACACTTTCAATTCGGCCTATATCGGCTTCAAGCCAAGGTTGAACAGTGAAATGTTATCCTAACAGTAAATTGGTTTTAATATGATATGCAGATGCAGAGTAGACGCAATGGATTTGAAAGAGCTATTCCATGACGATGACGCCGTCTCCCCAGTTATCGGCGTCATCCTGATGGTGGCAATTACAGTGATTCTTGCGGCTGTCATCGCATCGTTCGTACTCGGCCTCGGTGATCAGGCTCAGCAAGCAACCCCACAGGCCAGTTTCTCATTCGATTTCGATGAAGGAACTGCGCCTTCTGGTGTATCGAATCAGGGTGTCCTCTCAATAACCCACGACGGTGGTGACACGATAGAGGGCAATAGCTTGTATATTCGCGGGAGCGGGCTTGGTTCAGGTAGTTCCGATAACTGGAATAATTCTGGCGCACCCACTGTAAACGTCGTCTCAGAGAACAGTTCCCAAGCATGGATCGGCCATTCCGGAGAAAGCGAAGTTAGTGCAGGGAACAGTATCAAAGCGGCTGCAAAAGACACGTATTCGCTCCGTGTTATTTACGAGACGCAAGAGGGTGACCAGTCCGCGACTCTCGCGGAAGATTCTGGTCCTGAAGCATAATCCAAAGTCGCTTTTATTTTATCATACTGGATAGCAACAGCTACCGGTATTCTGAGTCAACGACCTATCTTTTACCGAAACACGCGAGCCTGTCTCTCGTCCGCTTGAAGCGGACGAGTACCCTATGTTCGGAAAGATAGACATCGAAGACGCCCTGGCTGGTGTGATTTTCACCGCCAGCGCATTCGTCACCAACGGTATCGCTTCGATCAGTATGCTCGGCTACGACCTCGGCGCGTCCGTGTTCACCGTCCAAGGCACGAGCATCGACCTCGCGTTTCTGCTGTCGCTCGCTGCCCTGGCGATGGCCTACGCCACTAACCGCGTGAACGAGAGTCGGAACAAGAACTACCAGATTGACACCGACCTCGTCGAGATCGCCAAGGGCTCGGCCACTGTCGAAACCTACCTCGCGCTCGGGACGCTCGTTATCGTTCTATTCACCGGGCTGAACATCCTCGGCGCGCAGGATATCGTGGTTGGCTCGGCCGCTATCGGTCTTGTCGTCGTTGGCGTTGAGGCCGCCGGCTACTACGTCATCAGTTACCTGGGGTGAATCCGATGGACCGTATTCTCAGCTATGGGCTTGTGGGCACTATCGGCGTCTCTGCCTCCACGATTGCCTCGGCTGTCGTCGGTGATCCCTTCCCTGTTGTCGTCCCAGCCATCATCGCGGCCGGCGTCATCGGGGCACACCAGGTCAAAGAACGAGACACTGCAGCTGGTGCTGACGATCAAGATGTGCGCGCCAACGTCGAGCAGGTCGAAACCGACGGGGGGCGCGAACAGTGACCCGCGCCCACTCGGTCCTGCTCGCCGCGCTCATCGTCTGTTCTGCCGTCATCGGGGCCGCCGGGCCCGCACTGGCACAGTCGACAGAGACGGCCACCGACAGCGGACCGGTGACGAAAACATTCGAGACAGGCCCGCACAAGGTCAAGATTGACCTCTTCGATGTGTCCTCAGAAACGACCATCACCGTGATTACGGACGAATCGCCCGCTGGCGACAACACGGCGATTCTGAGAAAG from Haloarcula sp. H-GB4 harbors:
- a CDS encoding type IV pilin N-terminal domain-containing protein; this encodes MDLKELFHDDDAVSPVIGVILMVAITVILAAVIASFVLGLGDQAQQATPQASFSFDFDEGTAPSGVSNQGVLSITHDGGDTIEGNSLYIRGSGLGSGSSDNWNNSGAPTVNVVSENSSQAWIGHSGESEVSAGNSIKAAAKDTYSLRVIYETQEGDQSATLAEDSGPEA